A single Anopheles funestus chromosome 2RL, idAnoFuneDA-416_04, whole genome shotgun sequence DNA region contains:
- the LOC125762283 gene encoding dual 3',5'-cyclic-AMP and -GMP phosphodiesterase 11 isoform X1, with product MYFPFAVQQLGVHICHISVCATDTEGICIFDPRYRFLSDIHKLWRPNDAVRLLGTNWTLARKLGLHLRSIEEPQSRMPTEQGGTVGLDATLGSRAGVPLPLQLPPHSNLHHHHPHHSLHHSHHHANSSSSSSSHHAHSASNHHHHHHHHHHHQQQQTGTQGSSGAAGAQGTSQQAGDGVGYDAEFARMESWLDENPEFVQDYFIRKATRNMVDGWLVSHATPVTTAANSVDSPTHGSNQPSSSRGGSGATTPVRKISAHEFERGGLLKPIVNTIDGTPTFLSISPQNESSATGSIQCCPNGVAYCGANLRPLRLSRNELKQLDERELIFELVKDICNDLDVRSLCHKILQNVSILLNADRGSLFLVQGKSTCGGDNTKKCLVSKLFDVCSNSTLEEMEQQDEVKVAWGTGIAGHVAESGEPVNIPDAYQDERFNREIDVQTGYRTKALLCMPIKDASGDVVGVAQVINKQGDQCFSTADEKIFSSYLQFCGIGLRNAQLYEKSQLEVKRNQVLLDLARMIFEEQSTIEHMVFRILTHMQSLIQCQRVQILLVHEASKGSFSRVFDFEANDLSGDDGDARTSPFESRFPINVGITGYVATTGETVNICNAYENDRFDPSVDEGLNFRHKTILCMAIKNSLSQIIGVIQLINKFDDLTFTKNDENFVEAFAIFCGMGIHNTHMYEKAIIAMAKQSVTLEVLSYHASATIDDAYRLRQLKVPSSAFFKLHDFKFDDLTLDDDHTLKACIRMFLDLDLVERFHIEYEVLCRWLLSVKKNYRNVTYHNWRHAFNVTQMMFAILTSTQWWKIFGEIECLALIIACLCHDLDHRGTNNSFQIKASSPLAQLYSTSTMEHHHFDQCLMIINSPGNQILSNMSSEDYSRVIRVLEDAILSTDLAVYFRKRGDFLNLVEPTIEMSSWQSEEPRSLLRAMSMTVCDLSAITKPWEIEKRVADLVSSEFFEQGDMERQELNITPIDIMNREKEDQLPMMQVGFIDSICIPIYEAFATLSDKLTPLIDGVLENKQHWIEMAQSAKDAYANNNNTSENNNNNKHHCTDHTEDNSESECVRSPPGSPASNGTMRKLSLEPDCTDSGHHHSIGSQESTTNSCNIKEKIVGRLGVDLASSPPYADKPSFLVVGQKGNGWVNGDRVRLIRLSSSDGKTSELLLDEQLQRHPTVDEVDTLLD from the exons GATTGCACTTGCGCAGCATAGAGGAGCCCCAGAGCAGAATGCCCACCGAGCAGGGGGGCACAGTGGGGCTCGATGCTACGTTGGGCTCTCGTGCTGGTGTCCCCCTGCCGCTACAGCTACCACCACACAGCAaccttcaccatcatcacccgCACCACAGCCTTCACCACAGTCACCATCATGctaatagcagcagcagtagtagtagtcaTCATGCCCACAGCGCCTccaatcatcaccatcaccaccaccatcatcatcaccatcagcagcagcagacgggCACGCAGGGTAGTAGTGGAGCAGCAGGAGCACAAGGCACTTCACAGCAGGCAGGGGACGGTGTCGGGTATGATGCCGAGTTCGCCCGCATGGAGTCGTGGTTGGACGAGAATCCCGAGTTCGTGCAGGATTACTTCATTCGCAAGGCAACCCGTAACATGGTGGACGGATGGCTAGTCTCACACGCAACACCGGTGACCACGGCGGCCAACAGTGTAGACTCACCAACACATGGCTCCAATCAACCGAGCTCGTCACGCGGCGGTTCTGGCGCGACAACACCCGTCAG AAAAATATCAGCCCACGAGTTCGAACGGGGCGGACTGCTAAAGCCGATCGTAAACACCATTGATGGTACGCCAACCTTCCTGAGCATAAGCCCACAAAATGAATCCTCAGCTACTGGCAGCATCCAGTGCTGTCCGAATGGTGTTGCGTACTGTGGGGCCAACCTACGACCTCTGCGACTATCCCGTAACGAGCTCAAACAGCTCGACGAACGGGAACTCATATTCGAACTG GTGAAGGATATTTGCAACGATCTCGACGTACGCTCGCTGTGTCACAAAATCCTGCAAAATGTGTCAATTCTGCTGAATGCCGATCGTGGCTCACTGTTCCTAGTGCAGGGCAAGAGTACTTGCGGTGGCGACAATACCAAAAA ATGCTTAGTATCGAAACTGTTCGATGTATGCTCGAACAGCACACTCGAGGAGATGGAACAGCAGGACGAAGTAAAGGTGGCCTGGGGTACGGGCATCGCTGGACACGTTGCCGAAAGTGGGGAACCTGTAAATATACCGGATGCTTACCAG gatgAACGTTTCAACCGGGAAATCGATGTACAAACTGGCTACCGTACAAAGGCGCTACTCTGCATGCCAATCAAGGATGCGTCCGGAGACGTGGTTGGAGTCGCGCAAGTGATAAACAAACAGGGTGATCAGTGCTTTAGCACCGCGGATGAGAAG ATATTCTCGTCCTACCTGCAGTTCTGTGGTATCGGGCTTCGGAATGCACAGCTATACGAAAAGTCACAGCTCGAGGTGAAGCGCAACCAGGTGCTGCTCGATCTCGCAAGAATGATCTTCGAGGAACAGAGCACCATCGAGCATATGGTCTTTCGCATTCTGACCCACATGCAGAGCTTAATACAATGCCAAAGAGTGCAG ATCCTACTGGTGCACGAAGCGTCAAAGGGTAGCTTTTCGCGAGTGTTCGACTTCGAAGCCAACGATCTCAGCGGTGATGACGGTGATGCTCGCACGAGCCCGTTCGAGTCCCGCTTTCCGATCAACGTCGGAATAACTGGCTACGTGGCAACAACTGGCGAG ACTGTAAATATCTGCAATGCGTACGAGAACGATAGGTTCGATCCGAGTGTCGACGAAGGGCTCAACTTCCGTCACAAAACGATTCTCTGCATGGCGATCAAGAATTCATTAAGTCAAATTATAGGCGTAATACAGTTGATCAACAAGTTTGATGATCTT acttttaccaaaaatgatgaaaacttTGTCGAAGCGTTTGCAATCTTCTGCGGAATGGGCATTCACAATACGCACATGTACGAGAAGGCAATCATTGCAATGGCAAAGCAAAGTGTCACACTGGAAGTGCTGAGCTACCATGCCTCAGCTACCATCGATGATGCGTACCGGTTACGG CAACTAAAAGTGCCATCGTCGGCGTTCTTTAAGCTGCACGACTTCAAATTCGACGATTTGACACTGGACGACGACCACACGCTGAAGGCGTGCATCCGAATGTTCCTGGATCTGGATCTGGTCGAACGGTTTCACATCGAGTACGAGGTGCTGTGCCGGTGGTTGCTGAGCGTAAAGAAGAACTATCGTAACGTGACGTACCACAACTGGCGGCACGCGTTTAACGTGACGCAGATGATGTTCGCAATCCTAACGTCGACACAGTGGTGGAAAATCTTTGGCGAGATTGAGTGCCTTGCGCTGATCATAGCCTGCCTGTGCCACGATCTGGATCACCGTGGGACCAACAATTCGTTCCAGATCAA AGCCTCGTCACCGCTGGCTCAGCTCTACTCGACGTCCACGATGGAACACCACCACTTCGATCAGTGTCTGATGATCATTAACAGTCCTGGCAACCAAATACTGTCCAACATGTCATCGGAAGACTACAGCCGTGTGATACGCGTACTGGAAGATGCCATCCTCTCCACCGATCTAGCCGTTTACTTCAG GAAACGTGGAGACTTTTTGAATTTAGTCGAACCGACCATTGAAATGAGTTCCTGGCAATCGGAAGAACCACGATCATTGCTACGTGCGATGAGCATGACCGTTTGCGATTTGTCCGCCATCACGAAACCGTGGGAGATAGAGAAGCGTGTTGCCGATCTGGTCAGCTCGGAGTTCTTCGAGCAGGGTGATATGGAGCGGCAAGAGTTAAACATCACACCAATT GATATAATGAATCGAGAGAAGGAAGATCAATTGCCAATGATGCAAGTTGGCTTTATAGACTCCATCTGTATACCTATATACGAG GCTTTTGCAACTTTATCCGACAAGCTGACCCCATTGATCGATGGTGTACTGGAGAACAAGCAGCACTGGATCGAGATGGCGCAAAGTGCGAAGGATGCCTAcgcaaataataacaatacgagcgaaaacaataacaacaacaagcacCATTGTACGGACCACACAGAGGACAACAGCGAGAGCGAATGTGTACGCAGCCCGCCGGGATCACCAGCAAGTAATGGAACCATGCGTAAGCTTTCCCTTGAACCCGATTGTACTGATAGTGGTCACCACCACAGTATAGGTAGCCAAGAGTCCACCACTAATAGTTGTAACATAAAGGAGAAGATCGTCGGCCGGTTAGGCGTTGATCTCGCCTCATCGCCCCCGTACGCAGACAAACCATCGTTTCTGGTGGTCGGTCAGAAGGGCAACGGTTGGGTGAACGGTGACAGGGTGCGGCTCATACGCCTGTCTTCATCCGATGGCAAAACGAGTGAACTACTGCTGGACGAGCAGCTTCAACGGCATCCAACGGTGGACGAGGTGGACACACTGCTGGACTAG
- the LOC125762283 gene encoding dual 3',5'-cyclic-AMP and -GMP phosphodiesterase 11 isoform X3 produces the protein MGQSTSMCRFNGCRYKRNKQGLHLRSIEEPQSRMPTEQGGTVGLDATLGSRAGVPLPLQLPPHSNLHHHHPHHSLHHSHHHANSSSSSSSHHAHSASNHHHHHHHHHHHQQQQTGTQGSSGAAGAQGTSQQAGDGVGYDAEFARMESWLDENPEFVQDYFIRKATRNMVDGWLVSHATPVTTAANSVDSPTHGSNQPSSSRGGSGATTPVRKISAHEFERGGLLKPIVNTIDGTPTFLSISPQNESSATGSIQCCPNGVAYCGANLRPLRLSRNELKQLDERELIFELVKDICNDLDVRSLCHKILQNVSILLNADRGSLFLVQGKSTCGGDNTKKCLVSKLFDVCSNSTLEEMEQQDEVKVAWGTGIAGHVAESGEPVNIPDAYQDERFNREIDVQTGYRTKALLCMPIKDASGDVVGVAQVINKQGDQCFSTADEKIFSSYLQFCGIGLRNAQLYEKSQLEVKRNQVLLDLARMIFEEQSTIEHMVFRILTHMQSLIQCQRVQILLVHEASKGSFSRVFDFEANDLSGDDGDARTSPFESRFPINVGITGYVATTGETVNICNAYENDRFDPSVDEGLNFRHKTILCMAIKNSLSQIIGVIQLINKFDDLTFTKNDENFVEAFAIFCGMGIHNTHMYEKAIIAMAKQSVTLEVLSYHASATIDDAYRLRQLKVPSSAFFKLHDFKFDDLTLDDDHTLKACIRMFLDLDLVERFHIEYEVLCRWLLSVKKNYRNVTYHNWRHAFNVTQMMFAILTSTQWWKIFGEIECLALIIACLCHDLDHRGTNNSFQIKASSPLAQLYSTSTMEHHHFDQCLMIINSPGNQILSNMSSEDYSRVIRVLEDAILSTDLAVYFRKRGDFLNLVEPTIEMSSWQSEEPRSLLRAMSMTVCDLSAITKPWEIEKRVADLVSSEFFEQGDMERQELNITPIDIMNREKEDQLPMMQVGFIDSICIPIYEAFATLSDKLTPLIDGVLENKQHWIEMAQSAKDAYANNNNTSENNNNNKHHCTDHTEDNSESECVRSPPGSPASNGTMRKLSLEPDCTDSGHHHSIGSQESTTNSCNIKEKIVGRLGVDLASSPPYADKPSFLVVGQKGNGWVNGDRVRLIRLSSSDGKTSELLLDEQLQRHPTVDEVDTLLD, from the exons ATGGGCCAGAGCACTAGCATGTGTCGTTTCAATGGTTGTCGTTACAAGCGAAACAAGCAAG GATTGCACTTGCGCAGCATAGAGGAGCCCCAGAGCAGAATGCCCACCGAGCAGGGGGGCACAGTGGGGCTCGATGCTACGTTGGGCTCTCGTGCTGGTGTCCCCCTGCCGCTACAGCTACCACCACACAGCAaccttcaccatcatcacccgCACCACAGCCTTCACCACAGTCACCATCATGctaatagcagcagcagtagtagtagtcaTCATGCCCACAGCGCCTccaatcatcaccatcaccaccaccatcatcatcaccatcagcagcagcagacgggCACGCAGGGTAGTAGTGGAGCAGCAGGAGCACAAGGCACTTCACAGCAGGCAGGGGACGGTGTCGGGTATGATGCCGAGTTCGCCCGCATGGAGTCGTGGTTGGACGAGAATCCCGAGTTCGTGCAGGATTACTTCATTCGCAAGGCAACCCGTAACATGGTGGACGGATGGCTAGTCTCACACGCAACACCGGTGACCACGGCGGCCAACAGTGTAGACTCACCAACACATGGCTCCAATCAACCGAGCTCGTCACGCGGCGGTTCTGGCGCGACAACACCCGTCAG AAAAATATCAGCCCACGAGTTCGAACGGGGCGGACTGCTAAAGCCGATCGTAAACACCATTGATGGTACGCCAACCTTCCTGAGCATAAGCCCACAAAATGAATCCTCAGCTACTGGCAGCATCCAGTGCTGTCCGAATGGTGTTGCGTACTGTGGGGCCAACCTACGACCTCTGCGACTATCCCGTAACGAGCTCAAACAGCTCGACGAACGGGAACTCATATTCGAACTG GTGAAGGATATTTGCAACGATCTCGACGTACGCTCGCTGTGTCACAAAATCCTGCAAAATGTGTCAATTCTGCTGAATGCCGATCGTGGCTCACTGTTCCTAGTGCAGGGCAAGAGTACTTGCGGTGGCGACAATACCAAAAA ATGCTTAGTATCGAAACTGTTCGATGTATGCTCGAACAGCACACTCGAGGAGATGGAACAGCAGGACGAAGTAAAGGTGGCCTGGGGTACGGGCATCGCTGGACACGTTGCCGAAAGTGGGGAACCTGTAAATATACCGGATGCTTACCAG gatgAACGTTTCAACCGGGAAATCGATGTACAAACTGGCTACCGTACAAAGGCGCTACTCTGCATGCCAATCAAGGATGCGTCCGGAGACGTGGTTGGAGTCGCGCAAGTGATAAACAAACAGGGTGATCAGTGCTTTAGCACCGCGGATGAGAAG ATATTCTCGTCCTACCTGCAGTTCTGTGGTATCGGGCTTCGGAATGCACAGCTATACGAAAAGTCACAGCTCGAGGTGAAGCGCAACCAGGTGCTGCTCGATCTCGCAAGAATGATCTTCGAGGAACAGAGCACCATCGAGCATATGGTCTTTCGCATTCTGACCCACATGCAGAGCTTAATACAATGCCAAAGAGTGCAG ATCCTACTGGTGCACGAAGCGTCAAAGGGTAGCTTTTCGCGAGTGTTCGACTTCGAAGCCAACGATCTCAGCGGTGATGACGGTGATGCTCGCACGAGCCCGTTCGAGTCCCGCTTTCCGATCAACGTCGGAATAACTGGCTACGTGGCAACAACTGGCGAG ACTGTAAATATCTGCAATGCGTACGAGAACGATAGGTTCGATCCGAGTGTCGACGAAGGGCTCAACTTCCGTCACAAAACGATTCTCTGCATGGCGATCAAGAATTCATTAAGTCAAATTATAGGCGTAATACAGTTGATCAACAAGTTTGATGATCTT acttttaccaaaaatgatgaaaacttTGTCGAAGCGTTTGCAATCTTCTGCGGAATGGGCATTCACAATACGCACATGTACGAGAAGGCAATCATTGCAATGGCAAAGCAAAGTGTCACACTGGAAGTGCTGAGCTACCATGCCTCAGCTACCATCGATGATGCGTACCGGTTACGG CAACTAAAAGTGCCATCGTCGGCGTTCTTTAAGCTGCACGACTTCAAATTCGACGATTTGACACTGGACGACGACCACACGCTGAAGGCGTGCATCCGAATGTTCCTGGATCTGGATCTGGTCGAACGGTTTCACATCGAGTACGAGGTGCTGTGCCGGTGGTTGCTGAGCGTAAAGAAGAACTATCGTAACGTGACGTACCACAACTGGCGGCACGCGTTTAACGTGACGCAGATGATGTTCGCAATCCTAACGTCGACACAGTGGTGGAAAATCTTTGGCGAGATTGAGTGCCTTGCGCTGATCATAGCCTGCCTGTGCCACGATCTGGATCACCGTGGGACCAACAATTCGTTCCAGATCAA AGCCTCGTCACCGCTGGCTCAGCTCTACTCGACGTCCACGATGGAACACCACCACTTCGATCAGTGTCTGATGATCATTAACAGTCCTGGCAACCAAATACTGTCCAACATGTCATCGGAAGACTACAGCCGTGTGATACGCGTACTGGAAGATGCCATCCTCTCCACCGATCTAGCCGTTTACTTCAG GAAACGTGGAGACTTTTTGAATTTAGTCGAACCGACCATTGAAATGAGTTCCTGGCAATCGGAAGAACCACGATCATTGCTACGTGCGATGAGCATGACCGTTTGCGATTTGTCCGCCATCACGAAACCGTGGGAGATAGAGAAGCGTGTTGCCGATCTGGTCAGCTCGGAGTTCTTCGAGCAGGGTGATATGGAGCGGCAAGAGTTAAACATCACACCAATT GATATAATGAATCGAGAGAAGGAAGATCAATTGCCAATGATGCAAGTTGGCTTTATAGACTCCATCTGTATACCTATATACGAG GCTTTTGCAACTTTATCCGACAAGCTGACCCCATTGATCGATGGTGTACTGGAGAACAAGCAGCACTGGATCGAGATGGCGCAAAGTGCGAAGGATGCCTAcgcaaataataacaatacgagcgaaaacaataacaacaacaagcacCATTGTACGGACCACACAGAGGACAACAGCGAGAGCGAATGTGTACGCAGCCCGCCGGGATCACCAGCAAGTAATGGAACCATGCGTAAGCTTTCCCTTGAACCCGATTGTACTGATAGTGGTCACCACCACAGTATAGGTAGCCAAGAGTCCACCACTAATAGTTGTAACATAAAGGAGAAGATCGTCGGCCGGTTAGGCGTTGATCTCGCCTCATCGCCCCCGTACGCAGACAAACCATCGTTTCTGGTGGTCGGTCAGAAGGGCAACGGTTGGGTGAACGGTGACAGGGTGCGGCTCATACGCCTGTCTTCATCCGATGGCAAAACGAGTGAACTACTGCTGGACGAGCAGCTTCAACGGCATCCAACGGTGGACGAGGTGGACACACTGCTGGACTAG
- the LOC125762283 gene encoding dual 3',5'-cyclic-AMP and -GMP phosphodiesterase 11 isoform X2, whose protein sequence is MYFPFAVQQLGVHICHISVCATDTEGICIFDPRYRFLSDIHKLWRPNDAVRLLGTNWTLARKLGLHLRSIEEPQSRMPTEQGGTVGLDATLGSRAGVPLPLQLPPHSNLHHHHPHHSLHHSHHHANSSSSSSSHHAHSASNHHHHHHHHHHHQQQQTGTQGSSGAAGAQGTSQQAGDGVGYDAEFARMESWLDENPEFVQDYFIRKATRNMVDGWLVSHATPVTTAANSVDSPTHGSNQPSSSRGGSGATTPVRKISAHEFERGGLLKPIVNTIDGTPTFLSISPQNESSATGSIQCCPNGVAYCGANLRPLRLSRNELKQLDERELIFELVKDICNDLDVRSLCHKILQNVSILLNADRGSLFLVQGKSTCGGDNTKKCLVSKLFDVCSNSTLEEMEQQDEVKVAWGTGIAGHVAESGEPVNIPDAYQDERFNREIDVQTGYRTKALLCMPIKDASGDVVGVAQVINKQGDQCFSTADEKIFSSYLQFCGIGLRNAQLYEKSQLEVKRNQVLLDLARMIFEEQSTIEHMVFRILTHMQSLIQCQRVQILLVHEASKGSFSRVFDFEANDLSGDDGDARTSPFESRFPINVGITGYVATTGETVNICNAYENDRFDPSVDEGLNFRHKTILCMAIKNSLSQIIGVIQLINKFDDLTFTKNDENFVEAFAIFCGMGIHNTHMYEKAIIAMAKQSVTLEVLSYHASATIDDAYRLRQLKVPSSAFFKLHDFKFDDLTLDDDHTLKACIRMFLDLDLVERFHIEYEVLCRWLLSVKKNYRNVTYHNWRHAFNVTQMMFAILTSTQWWKIFGEIECLALIIACLCHDLDHRGTNNSFQIKASSPLAQLYSTSTMEHHHFDQCLMIINSPGNQILSNMSSEDYSRVIRVLEDAILSTDLAVYFRKRGDFLNLVEPTIEMSSWQSEEPRSLLRAMSMTVCDLSAITKPWEIEKRVADLVSSEFFEQGDMERQELNITPIDIMNREKEDQLPMMQVGFIDSICIPIYEAFATLSDKLTPLIDGVLENKQHWIEMAQSAKDAYANNNNTSENNNNNKHHCTDHTEDNSESECVRSPPGSPASSQESTTNSCNIKEKIVGRLGVDLASSPPYADKPSFLVVGQKGNGWVNGDRVRLIRLSSSDGKTSELLLDEQLQRHPTVDEVDTLLD, encoded by the exons GATTGCACTTGCGCAGCATAGAGGAGCCCCAGAGCAGAATGCCCACCGAGCAGGGGGGCACAGTGGGGCTCGATGCTACGTTGGGCTCTCGTGCTGGTGTCCCCCTGCCGCTACAGCTACCACCACACAGCAaccttcaccatcatcacccgCACCACAGCCTTCACCACAGTCACCATCATGctaatagcagcagcagtagtagtagtcaTCATGCCCACAGCGCCTccaatcatcaccatcaccaccaccatcatcatcaccatcagcagcagcagacgggCACGCAGGGTAGTAGTGGAGCAGCAGGAGCACAAGGCACTTCACAGCAGGCAGGGGACGGTGTCGGGTATGATGCCGAGTTCGCCCGCATGGAGTCGTGGTTGGACGAGAATCCCGAGTTCGTGCAGGATTACTTCATTCGCAAGGCAACCCGTAACATGGTGGACGGATGGCTAGTCTCACACGCAACACCGGTGACCACGGCGGCCAACAGTGTAGACTCACCAACACATGGCTCCAATCAACCGAGCTCGTCACGCGGCGGTTCTGGCGCGACAACACCCGTCAG AAAAATATCAGCCCACGAGTTCGAACGGGGCGGACTGCTAAAGCCGATCGTAAACACCATTGATGGTACGCCAACCTTCCTGAGCATAAGCCCACAAAATGAATCCTCAGCTACTGGCAGCATCCAGTGCTGTCCGAATGGTGTTGCGTACTGTGGGGCCAACCTACGACCTCTGCGACTATCCCGTAACGAGCTCAAACAGCTCGACGAACGGGAACTCATATTCGAACTG GTGAAGGATATTTGCAACGATCTCGACGTACGCTCGCTGTGTCACAAAATCCTGCAAAATGTGTCAATTCTGCTGAATGCCGATCGTGGCTCACTGTTCCTAGTGCAGGGCAAGAGTACTTGCGGTGGCGACAATACCAAAAA ATGCTTAGTATCGAAACTGTTCGATGTATGCTCGAACAGCACACTCGAGGAGATGGAACAGCAGGACGAAGTAAAGGTGGCCTGGGGTACGGGCATCGCTGGACACGTTGCCGAAAGTGGGGAACCTGTAAATATACCGGATGCTTACCAG gatgAACGTTTCAACCGGGAAATCGATGTACAAACTGGCTACCGTACAAAGGCGCTACTCTGCATGCCAATCAAGGATGCGTCCGGAGACGTGGTTGGAGTCGCGCAAGTGATAAACAAACAGGGTGATCAGTGCTTTAGCACCGCGGATGAGAAG ATATTCTCGTCCTACCTGCAGTTCTGTGGTATCGGGCTTCGGAATGCACAGCTATACGAAAAGTCACAGCTCGAGGTGAAGCGCAACCAGGTGCTGCTCGATCTCGCAAGAATGATCTTCGAGGAACAGAGCACCATCGAGCATATGGTCTTTCGCATTCTGACCCACATGCAGAGCTTAATACAATGCCAAAGAGTGCAG ATCCTACTGGTGCACGAAGCGTCAAAGGGTAGCTTTTCGCGAGTGTTCGACTTCGAAGCCAACGATCTCAGCGGTGATGACGGTGATGCTCGCACGAGCCCGTTCGAGTCCCGCTTTCCGATCAACGTCGGAATAACTGGCTACGTGGCAACAACTGGCGAG ACTGTAAATATCTGCAATGCGTACGAGAACGATAGGTTCGATCCGAGTGTCGACGAAGGGCTCAACTTCCGTCACAAAACGATTCTCTGCATGGCGATCAAGAATTCATTAAGTCAAATTATAGGCGTAATACAGTTGATCAACAAGTTTGATGATCTT acttttaccaaaaatgatgaaaacttTGTCGAAGCGTTTGCAATCTTCTGCGGAATGGGCATTCACAATACGCACATGTACGAGAAGGCAATCATTGCAATGGCAAAGCAAAGTGTCACACTGGAAGTGCTGAGCTACCATGCCTCAGCTACCATCGATGATGCGTACCGGTTACGG CAACTAAAAGTGCCATCGTCGGCGTTCTTTAAGCTGCACGACTTCAAATTCGACGATTTGACACTGGACGACGACCACACGCTGAAGGCGTGCATCCGAATGTTCCTGGATCTGGATCTGGTCGAACGGTTTCACATCGAGTACGAGGTGCTGTGCCGGTGGTTGCTGAGCGTAAAGAAGAACTATCGTAACGTGACGTACCACAACTGGCGGCACGCGTTTAACGTGACGCAGATGATGTTCGCAATCCTAACGTCGACACAGTGGTGGAAAATCTTTGGCGAGATTGAGTGCCTTGCGCTGATCATAGCCTGCCTGTGCCACGATCTGGATCACCGTGGGACCAACAATTCGTTCCAGATCAA AGCCTCGTCACCGCTGGCTCAGCTCTACTCGACGTCCACGATGGAACACCACCACTTCGATCAGTGTCTGATGATCATTAACAGTCCTGGCAACCAAATACTGTCCAACATGTCATCGGAAGACTACAGCCGTGTGATACGCGTACTGGAAGATGCCATCCTCTCCACCGATCTAGCCGTTTACTTCAG GAAACGTGGAGACTTTTTGAATTTAGTCGAACCGACCATTGAAATGAGTTCCTGGCAATCGGAAGAACCACGATCATTGCTACGTGCGATGAGCATGACCGTTTGCGATTTGTCCGCCATCACGAAACCGTGGGAGATAGAGAAGCGTGTTGCCGATCTGGTCAGCTCGGAGTTCTTCGAGCAGGGTGATATGGAGCGGCAAGAGTTAAACATCACACCAATT GATATAATGAATCGAGAGAAGGAAGATCAATTGCCAATGATGCAAGTTGGCTTTATAGACTCCATCTGTATACCTATATACGAG GCTTTTGCAACTTTATCCGACAAGCTGACCCCATTGATCGATGGTGTACTGGAGAACAAGCAGCACTGGATCGAGATGGCGCAAAGTGCGAAGGATGCCTAcgcaaataataacaatacgagcgaaaacaataacaacaacaagcacCATTGTACGGACCACACAGAGGACAACAGCGAGAGCGAATGTGTACGCAGCCCGCCGGGATCACCAGCAA GTAGCCAAGAGTCCACCACTAATAGTTGTAACATAAAGGAGAAGATCGTCGGCCGGTTAGGCGTTGATCTCGCCTCATCGCCCCCGTACGCAGACAAACCATCGTTTCTGGTGGTCGGTCAGAAGGGCAACGGTTGGGTGAACGGTGACAGGGTGCGGCTCATACGCCTGTCTTCATCCGATGGCAAAACGAGTGAACTACTGCTGGACGAGCAGCTTCAACGGCATCCAACGGTGGACGAGGTGGACACACTGCTGGACTAG